In Glycine max cultivar Williams 82 chromosome 4, Glycine_max_v4.0, whole genome shotgun sequence, the genomic stretch ACAACTATTACTGATTATTCAGTACTGCGCAATTTAAGTGGACATTTATTTGATGGAACAAGGTATTATTAGAGAATATGTGAATTCATGCCATTCCCCATAGATTAGCTGCAAATAATAAGTTCTAGAAATTAACCCAAATAATCAGGTTACCTCCATATCTTTAACTGTGGCATCATTTGCAATGATTGACGATTCATCCTGCTGTGTCATATCTAAAGAGTCACCAGTAGACAATTTACCCACCTAAAATACGGACAAATACGTAATGAAATAAATCAAAGTATATTTTCATGTGTTTGAACTACAAATGAAACATCTCCTTGTTTCTGAGTAGGATCTTTATCTTGTGAGAAAGTgagttactattattattatgatccAAGTTAAAGCGGGTTATTCACTTGCAAGGTTATCAATGCCAAGCCAGCAATACATTTATAACCTCCTCATAAAccaatatataagaaaaaaactatTCCATTCAGTTCACTTAATAGGGTATGGGTAACTCCAAACTATGCCAAGATTGTATTGCCTGGCCTCGAAAGAACACACATAAAGGTAATAAGTAATAACAGTGagagataaaatattaataaccgGAAAAAAGTAAAGGCCAACCACCTGAAAGCTTAACAATTTTTCTTACATTGTCATAAAATGTTTTCTCCATTCATCTATAATTTATTGTTGATAGTGTATTAGTGTGTCAGGCTGACTGATAGCCAAAGTAAATTAAACATGTAAAGCTCAAAGGCACAAACTTCATAAAATGCATGGGAAGTTCTTGAATCCAGGTAATCTGGTTAACAAAAGGCACCTAATTCTGAATTTCCGCTGACAAGACATTGTGATATTGAGGTATTTGGGTTGGCaatgtgaattttgaatgactgTAATGGAGTGTTTTGTTTTCAGGAGGAGCATATACATTTTAGCAAATAGCACTCACCTTTAGATTAAGCTCCTTTACAAGGTTGGGTGCTACAAAGGCTTTACGTAAACCAACTCCATACAGATCAAAAACCTGCAAAAGACATTACAAGTGTATATTGATGTTGGTGGCAAAACTTCTACCTCACTATATTTAAGCATGGAGGCTTATTAAAAAGTTCGGTAGATTCTTAACTGGGCcaattgaaaaatttaaaagaaagccAACATTAATGATTTGACAGGTCAACCACCTCACTCTTTCTGTCTTTTTTCTTTGATGGTTAAATGAGAAACTAGAGCAATGTGGTATCAGCTATGTCATGCTGAAATtgttataattctttttcttggataaaataatattattggaAGGAAAGAAGAGacacatataaaaaaaacaaagtatcCTACAGAGGTAGAACAAGCCCAAACTAGAGAAATAACACCACACTTACAGGTATGGGTATTCTTCTGTCGTGAAAAGCACAATCTGATACAATGAAAACATCACCAATACTAGCTCCTTTGGCCTGAAAGCATCCAGTAATGAATACTACTTAGACAAATATGTTCATGTACATACAAATCCATTTATTTGTGACTGCCCCGTAATGTTTTTAGCTACAAACATAATCATTATAACATTTAATTCACTATAAAGAGTTACTATTTGATACATGCATACCAAGGGTGGAAAGTAGAACAACTGCACAGGCAggtaaaacataattttgtcaTCAACAAATCAGATCACAATAATATGGTCAATCAATCCACTTAAAGTAGTCATACATTTTAGTTCAATCCATTtcttgattacaaaacaagttatatataaaattataagacatAAAATCAATGGCCATTATTGATTACAAATAATGTTTTAGTTTAATTGgttttgatcacttttgttgtaagttaattacaaaaacatttttaGAAGAATATGAAAAGCATTATTTAACATAGATTACAGGGTcaagatttttttctttgaaatgtTTATTCAAAACAGTTATATCAACTCCAACACCAGTGatataaaaaagggaaacaTTGTATCGGATCATTACAATTCTATTATTGCAAAAGGAATAGGACTACAATTTCACAGGAAGGAGGACCAATGCTAGCTAAACTAGGAAGAGATCAACAAATAACGCAACATACAAACAGTTTGGAGTACAAAACTAGAAAACCAGCAACTCTAACTGTATGGCTTGGGGGAAGACAGTGCCTACCTTGAAGCCACCAGCAGTGCCTGCATTGATGATCAAGTCTGGTTGTAATGCTTGAATAGCAGCATACGTTACAAGAGCAGATGATATCGTGCCTACACTATCAACCCCTGAAAGAAATGGATCAGGACTCATCAAATGAAAAATAGcagtgaaaacaaaaattaccaCTCTATTATGTTCCTTGAAGATGCGTAGTGGGGTGTTATTATAGTTATGCTAACAGACATCCGAACTACTGCCCATGCAACACAATCAGGAAACATAGTCCAGGCTCGATAAAAATCGGCAGAAATCCTGCTTTTATGTTTGTTCCTAAAGGTTTGGATTGGGATAGCATCATAGCAACATTCATTATTCCCATCTCATAACATTTCTTCCAAACAATAAATACATCATAAACCTAATTAAGAACGGTGACCCATCGTAATTTTGCCCTATACTTGCTAAAAATCAGATATGaatttaaaaagtgaaatataagaatgaattgaaagaacaAGCATCCTTACCCAAAGTTGGATCTTTTCCCGGCCAAATCAAGCTTATATTAAGATCTTTGTATGTCCCCTGATAACGGACCCAAGGAACCCCTTGCGGAAACCTGCACCATTGTGCATGGACACCTTAATCAAAGTAAGTGAAAAGTAAAAGTACACTTTAACTTTACTTCAACCACAACCCcccccaaaataaaaaataaaaaaaaactatttcaaaaaatTCTAAGATTATGCACAAGACTAAAAACTAATTTGTAAAAGCAGCATAGCATAACAGAGCATCCATACAGTATTTCATTTCCACTGAGGTTAGtcgaaaaataaaaagtgtgtgAGTGTGATTAACTAATTAGAGTAAGTGATTTTAAAAcctaataaaatgaaaacacacagagagagagagagagagagagagagagagacggaCGGGGTGTCAGGGTCCTCAGTGAGCTGGAATCTGTTAACAATGGGAAGTGCCTCCGTCTGCATAGCTATTATTCATTCCATACTAACATTAACATTAACacgatcaaataaaaaaagacaatatAACTTAACATAACAATCGTAAGGTACCAACGACGATGACGATGTTAGAAATGGGTCGGTTCTGAGGTTTAGGTTGGGCAGCCATGGCTTGTTCCTCTGATTGGTCCCCAAGCGCAGCCATGACTATTTGTTGCAGATTCTTATGCTTTTTATGACTTTTCCTCTTCTATCTTTTTTCCCCACAACGTTAACGTGTCTtccatttatataaatataaatataaattcaatcaGAATAATTTTTGggagttacttttttttttttccttctacaaGCCATAAGGATTAAGGAGTTATTTCTCTGTCTTTAAAAGGAcaacattttaaaagttttttttggacaaaacattttaaaagtttGTCTTCGATTAAATCgtatttaaaaatttcttagttcttatctcttttaattagtttaaattt encodes the following:
- the LOC100800253 gene encoding 5'-methylthioadenosine/S-adenosylhomocysteine nucleosidase isoform X1, encoding MAALGDQSEEQAMAAQPKPQNRPISNIVIVVAMQTEALPIVNRFQLTEDPDTPFPQGVPWVRYQGTYKDLNISLIWPGKDPTLGVDSVGTISSALVTYAAIQALQPDLIINAGTAGGFKAKGASIGDVFIVSDCAFHDRRIPIPVFDLYGVGLRKAFVAPNLVKELNLKVGKLSTGDSLDMTQQDESSIIANDATVKDMEGAAIAYVSDLLKVPAIFVKAVTDIIDGDKPTAEEFLQNLAAVTTALDLAVEQVINFINGKCESEL
- the LOC100800253 gene encoding 5'-methylthioadenosine nucleosidase isoform X2 — its product is MAALGDQSEEQAMAAQPKPQNRPISNIVIVVGTLRLLWFPQGVPWVRYQGTYKDLNISLIWPGKDPTLGVDSVGTISSALVTYAAIQALQPDLIINAGTAGGFKAKGASIGDVFIVSDCAFHDRRIPIPVFDLYGVGLRKAFVAPNLVKELNLKVGKLSTGDSLDMTQQDESSIIANDATVKDMEGAAIAYVSDLLKVPAIFVKAVTDIIDGDKPTAEEFLQNLAAVTTALDLAVEQVINFINGKCESEL